The following are encoded in a window of Panicum virgatum strain AP13 chromosome 5N, P.virgatum_v5, whole genome shotgun sequence genomic DNA:
- the LOC120672661 gene encoding probable calcium-binding protein CML10, with translation MGKMRMPVPSLFRLGRRSKSPPPPPQQQAQAAGSPPRTAEEEMARVFRKFDANGDGRISRSELAALFESLGHAASDDELARMMAEADADGDGFISLDEFAALNATVAGDAAAVEEDLRHAFRVFDADGNGTISAAELARVLRGLGESASVAQCRRMIEGVDQNGDGLISFEEFKVMMAGGGCFAKIA, from the coding sequence ATGGGCAAGATGAGGATGCCCGTGCCCTCCCTGTTCCGCCTCGGCCGCCGCTCCaagtctccgccgccgccgccgcagcagcaggcccAAGCCGCCGGGTCCCCGCCGcggacggcggaggaggagatggcgcGGGTGTTCCGCAAGTTCGACGCCAACGGCGACGGCCGGATCTCGCGGTCCGAGCTCGCGGCCCTGTTCGAGAGCCTGGGCCACGCCGCCTCCGACGACGAGCTGGCGCGCATGATGGCCGAGGCggacgccgacggcgacggcttcATCAGCCTCGACGAGTTCGCCGCCCTCAACGCCACCGTCgcgggcgacgccgccgccgtcgaggaggaCCTGCGCCACGCCTTCCGCGTCTTCGACGCCGACGGCAACGGCACCAtctccgccgccgagctcgcgcgCGTGCTCCGGGGGCTCGGCGAGTCCGCCTCCGTCGCCCAGTGCAGGCGCATGATCGAGGGCGTCGACCAGAACGGCGACGGCCTCATCTCCTTCGAGGAGTTCAAGGTCATGATGGCCGGGGGCGGATGCTTCGCCAAGATCGCATAG
- the LOC120672660 gene encoding glutathione transferase GST 23-like: MILIIGQAPNPTCGSSKFLGDRAVSESLVIVQYVDEAFDGPPLLPADPYGRAVARFWAQFLEEKCLGPLRVALFADGEAQKAAMKEARESLALVEQQLREKRFLGGDDDIGLADIAAGGLLAHWLGVLEEVAGVRVLSDEEHPALRRWAAEYSSREAVKECLPDRGRLLSYFAGIREKCVSLANSMLPK, encoded by the exons ATGATCCTTATTATTGGGCAGGCACCCAACCCAACTTGTGGCAGTTCCAAGTTCCTCGGCGACAGGGCCGTCTCCGAGTCGCTCGTCATCGTCCAGTACGTCGACGAGGCCTTCGAcggcccgccgctgctgccggcggACCCCTACGGGAGGGCGGTGGCTCGCTTCTGGGCTCAGTTCCTGGAGGAAAAG TGCCTCGGGCCGCTTCGGGTGGCACTGTTCGCGGACGGCGAGGCGCAGAAGGCGGCCATGAAGGAGGCGAGGGAGAGCCTGGCGCTAGTGGAGCAGCAGCTCAGGGAGAAGAGGTTCCTGGGAGGAGACGACGACATCGGCCTCGCCGACATAGCCGCCGGCGGCCTGCTGGCGCACTGGCTCGGTGTGCTCGAGGAGGTCGCCGGggtgcgcgtcctgagcgacgagGAGCACCCGGCTCTGCGCCGGTGGGCGGCGGAGTACAGCTCCAGGGAAGCTGTGAAGGAGTGCCTGCCCGACAGGGGCCGCCTTCTCTCCTACTTCGCCGGGATCAGGGAGAAGTGCGTCTCGCTGGCCAACTCGATGCTGCCCAAATGA